A genome region from Sebastes umbrosus isolate fSebUmb1 chromosome 22, fSebUmb1.pri, whole genome shotgun sequence includes the following:
- the tnk1 gene encoding non-receptor tyrosine-protein kinase TNK1 yields MLMDQDTQWLLHLLGEVQLEKFYLRVRDGLNITRIEHFHYVKESDLEQIGISKPAQRRLWEALKRNKIASRTRQWTSKGVSSRGPDAGEQWSGGGPVPGPEGGSRALPSLIQDSELVVGEKLGSGSFGVVKRGEWHTPTGRVLPVAVKSLRSSMSRQTETLTDFLQEVTTMQSLDHPNIIRLYGVVLTQPLKMVTELAPLGALYDMLRSRQFEYPLVRLWLFATQIAAGMDYLETRRFIHRDLAARNVLLASREMVKIGDFGLMRGLSQETDHYVMTAHRRIPFAWCAPESLRVGSFSHSSDVWMFGVTMWEMFTYCEEPWLGLSGRQILWRVEREGERLEKPPDCPQELYGVMRKCWACNPADRPTFAQLATMVAEAKPMEVQATRDFAEARKLQLVANDLVTVVDHGLELCEWRGQNQRTLMVEWFPASLTVPSLPPPAAAAAANSVPNQALISAPLKGSLQHTGHGDIKPERCWGTPENLDDGGISCWRTIPGREKEGSNLQKMAGLSQSLESVLSGPRPRANTQPVGVVRLDQHGRPVPHVRAAQSVVMQDPRRFSEASAAPPPRPPPPNLKRLNMKPQRRTTIHPIPGTVVWPVQVVMPPAAQPKPPNHYPPQQVIGGSNLAKMSNMTRSTPQLDDEMDNRERERGRSRERLPQLQPTRDSLTAQVMEAVHGVTIEEVHAALQRSDWNPVRAEQQLKLEQLYSLSLCSREDCVRILARYQWNLQLASRYLIRWSRDERPGPGERERPQVSAERRV; encoded by the exons ATGCTGATGGACCAGGATACTCAGTGGTTGTTACACCTCCTGGGCGAGGTCCAGCTGGAGAAGTTCTACCTGCGCGTCAGAGATGGCCTCAACATCACCCGCATCGAGCACTTCCACTACGTCAAGGAGTCCGACCTGGAGCAAATAGGAATCAGCAAACCTG CACAAAGAAGATTATGGGAAGCTCTGAAACGCAACAAGATAGCTTCACGAACACGGCAATGGACGTCCAAG GGGGTCAGCAGTCGAGGTCCGGACGCAGGGGAGCAGTGGAGCGGAGGCGGCCCAGTTCCGGGTCCGGAGGGCGGTAGCCGGGCTCTTCCTTCTCTGATCCAGGACAGCGAGCTGGTTGTGGGAGAGAAGCTGGGCTCCGGCTCCTTTGGGGTGGTGAAGAGGGGGGAATGGCACACGCCCACTGGGAGAGTG TTGCCTGTAGCAGTGAAGTCACTAAGGAGCAGCATGTCCAGGCAGACGGAGACACTGACAGACTTCCTCCAAGAGGTGACCACCATGCAGTCTCTGGACCACCCCAACATCATCCGCCTTTATGGCGTGGTGCTCACACAGCCCCTCAAGATG GTAACAGAGCTGGCCCCCCTGGGCGCACTCTACGACATGCTGCGCTCACGTCAGTTCGAGTATCCTCTGGTTCGCCTCTGGCTCTTTGCCACCCAGATCGCGGCGGGTATGGACTACCTGGAGACCAGGAGGTTCATCCACAGGGACCTGGCCGCGAGGAACGTCCTGCTGGCGTCCAGGGAGATGGTGAAGATCGGGGACTTTGGCCTGATGAGAGGCCTGAGCCAGGAGACGGACCACTACGTGATGACGGCACACAGAAGGATCCCGTTTGCATG GTGTGCTCCAGAGAGTCTTCGCGTCGGCTCTTTCTCCCACTCCTCAGACGTGTGGATGTTTGGAGTCACCATGTGGGAGATGTTCACCTACTGTGAGGAGCCCTGGCTCGGTCTCTCAGGCCGACAG ATTTTGTGGCGTGTGGAACGGGAGGGGGAGCGCCTGGAGAAACCGCCGGATTGCCCTCAAGAGCTGTACGGCGTCATGAGGAAGTGCTGGGCCTGCAATCCCGCTGACAGACCCACCTTCGCCCAGCTCGCCACAATGGTGGCAGAG GCTAAACCGATGGAGGTGCAAGCGACGAGAGACTTTGCTGAAGCCAGAAAACTTCAACTCGTGGCCAACGACCTCGTGACCGTCGTAGACCATGG tcTGGAGCTGTGTGAGTGGAGAGGCCAGAACCAGAGGACGCTGATGGTCGAGTGGTTTCCCGCGAGCCTCACCGTGCCGTCACTCCCTCCTCCtgccgccgctgccgccgccaACTCCGTGCCCAACCAAGCTCTCATCTCGGCCCCGCTGAAGGGCAGCCTGCAGCACACCGGGCACGGAGACATCAAACCTGAGCGCTGCTGGGGGACACCTGAGAACCTGGACGA CGGTGGCATCAGCTGCTGGAGGACGATCCCTGGCAGGGAGAAGGAGGGCTCCAATCTGCAGAAAATGGCAG GTTTGTCTCAGAGCCTGGAGTCAGTGTTGAGTGGACCGCGGCCCAGGGCTAACACACAACCAGTAGGGGTGGTCAGATTGGATCAGCATGGCAGACCCGTGCCCCACGTGAGGGCGGCTCAGAGCGTGGTGATGCAGGACCCGCGGCGGTTCAGCGAGGCCAGCGCCGCCCCGCCTCCGCGGCCGCCGCCCCCCAACCTGAAACGCTTGAACATGAAGCCCCAGAGGAGGACCACAATCCACCCGATCCCGGGCACCGTGGTGTGGCCTGTGCAGGTGGTCATGCCCCCTGCAGCGCAGCCCAAACCTCCCAACCACTACCCGCCTCAGCAGGTCATTGGAGGCTCCAACCTGGCTAAGATGAGCAACATGACACGCTCGACGCCGCAGCTGGACGACGAAATGgacaacagagagagggagcgaggcAGAAGTCGAGAGAGGCTGCCTCAATTACAGCCCACAAGAGACAGCCTCACCGCACAG GTTATGGAGGCGGTTCATGGAGTGACCATTGAAGAGGTTCATGCTGCACTTCAACGTAGCGACTGGAACCCAGTGCGAGCTGAACAACAACTCAAG TTGGAGCAGCTGTACTCGCTGAGCCTCTGCTCCAGAGAGGACTGTGTGAGGATCCTCGCCAGGTACCAGTGGAACCTGCAGTTGGCCAGCCGCTACCTGATCCGGTGGTCGCGGGACGAGAGGCCCGGCCCCGGAGAGAGGGAGCGACCTCAAGTTAGCGCGGAAAGACGAGTCTGA